The Kozakia baliensis genome includes a region encoding these proteins:
- a CDS encoding UDP-glucose dehydrogenase family protein: MRIAMIGGGYVGLVSGACFAEFGTEVAIVETHPGRLAALREGRIPIYEPGLDKLVEDNVNAGRLTFGDDIAAAVKGAEAIFIAVGTPTRRGDGHADLEYVYAAAKQIAEAMTDYAVVVTKSTVPVGTGREVARIIRETRPDLDFDIASNPEFLREGNAIGDFMKPDRVIIGVDASTKDEGARAKEIMKRLYRPLYLIEAPIVFAGLESAELIKYASNAFLAMKVTFANEMADLCEKTGADIHDIARGMGLDGRIGRKFLHPGPGFGGSCFPKDTLALVAIAQDADAPTKLIETTVAINDARKVKMAERVVAACGGEISGKTVGVLGLTFKPETDDMREASSIPILTSLAKSGAVIQAFDPAGMENAKSLLPEGVTYCHDALNAATNADVLLVLTEWNEFRALSPAKLKELMRGDAIVDLRNIYDPAAMRAVGFRYSSVGRA; this comes from the coding sequence ATGCGGATTGCGATGATCGGTGGCGGATATGTCGGACTTGTGTCCGGCGCCTGTTTCGCCGAATTTGGCACAGAAGTCGCGATTGTCGAAACGCATCCAGGCCGACTGGCCGCGCTCCGAGAAGGACGTATTCCGATCTATGAGCCGGGGTTGGATAAGCTCGTTGAAGATAACGTCAATGCTGGCCGCCTGACGTTCGGGGACGATATCGCCGCCGCCGTCAAAGGGGCTGAGGCGATTTTCATTGCCGTCGGCACGCCGACCCGTCGTGGCGATGGTCACGCCGATCTGGAATATGTTTACGCAGCTGCAAAACAAATTGCCGAAGCGATGACGGATTATGCGGTTGTCGTGACAAAATCGACCGTTCCGGTCGGCACCGGGCGAGAGGTTGCGCGCATTATCCGCGAGACTCGCCCCGATCTGGATTTCGATATCGCCTCCAATCCGGAATTCCTGCGCGAAGGCAACGCCATCGGCGATTTCATGAAGCCGGACCGCGTGATCATCGGCGTGGATGCGTCCACCAAAGATGAAGGTGCGCGCGCGAAAGAGATCATGAAGCGCCTCTATCGGCCGCTTTATCTTATCGAAGCACCCATCGTGTTCGCGGGCCTCGAATCGGCCGAACTGATCAAATATGCTTCCAATGCCTTCCTTGCGATGAAAGTCACTTTCGCCAATGAAATGGCGGATCTTTGCGAAAAAACCGGCGCGGATATTCATGATATCGCACGCGGCATGGGCTTGGATGGCCGAATTGGGCGTAAATTCCTGCATCCTGGCCCAGGCTTCGGTGGCTCTTGCTTCCCAAAAGACACGCTTGCCCTCGTCGCCATCGCGCAAGATGCCGATGCTCCTACCAAGCTGATCGAGACGACCGTCGCGATCAACGATGCGCGTAAAGTAAAAATGGCTGAGCGTGTCGTAGCGGCTTGTGGTGGCGAGATCTCCGGCAAGACCGTCGGCGTGCTTGGCCTCACGTTCAAGCCCGAGACGGATGATATGCGTGAAGCATCTTCCATTCCGATCCTGACTTCCCTCGCCAAATCCGGCGCTGTTATTCAGGCTTTCGATCCGGCCGGGATGGAGAACGCCAAGTCCTTGCTTCCAGAAGGCGTCACATACTGCCATGATGCGCTGAACGCGGCCACGAATGCCGATGTCTTGCTTGTTCTCACGGAGTGGAACGAGTTCCGCGCCCTGTCTCCAGCTAAACTAAAGGAACTCATGCGCGGGGATGCTATCGTAGATCTCCGTAACATCTACGATCCCGCTGCCATGCGTGCCGTTGGGTTCCGCTATAGTTCTGTGGGACGCGCATAA
- a CDS encoding glycosyltransferase family 2 protein — protein sequence MKFSIILPVYKAAGFVERSIRSVQNQTLAPDEIIIIDDCSPDNTLDVVKNLTKDDARVRIFQTPQNGGPSLARNIGLEQATGDWVAILDADDAYAPNRLETLASLIESDPSLDVVADDLAYYDAIAAKITGRALGPAHIPSAEITLEDYLAHTVADGKTLDWGLFKPALRRNFLNQHQLRYPTNQRHGEDYVFMLRLLSAGARFRVSPEATYLYTQREGAISRRKSDITRTSIAYDSLIAVTEQAGRSPPIVGNPKLESLIARRVKGLTKLDDAHFFSVAIRRGDLIGLIRRAVKRPAFIILVARQIGMAVKRRLVRR from the coding sequence ATGAAATTCTCGATCATTCTTCCCGTCTATAAGGCCGCCGGGTTCGTTGAACGTTCTATTCGCTCCGTTCAAAACCAAACGCTTGCTCCTGACGAGATCATCATCATTGATGACTGCTCGCCCGATAATACGCTCGACGTCGTTAAAAACCTGACGAAAGACGATGCTCGAGTTCGTATTTTTCAGACACCGCAAAACGGTGGGCCTTCTTTGGCCCGCAATATCGGCCTCGAACAGGCAACCGGCGACTGGGTTGCCATTCTGGACGCGGATGACGCCTACGCCCCCAACCGTCTTGAAACGCTTGCCTCTCTGATCGAGAGTGACCCTTCTCTGGATGTCGTCGCGGACGATCTCGCCTATTATGACGCCATCGCCGCGAAAATAACGGGACGGGCACTCGGACCTGCGCATATTCCAAGCGCAGAGATCACGTTGGAAGACTATCTCGCTCATACCGTGGCGGACGGAAAAACTCTCGATTGGGGCCTGTTCAAACCCGCTCTTCGTCGCAATTTTCTCAATCAGCATCAATTGCGCTATCCAACCAATCAGCGCCATGGTGAAGATTACGTGTTCATGCTTCGCCTGCTTTCAGCAGGTGCGCGTTTTCGCGTTTCTCCAGAAGCGACATATCTTTATACCCAACGGGAAGGTGCGATTAGCCGACGGAAATCGGACATTACCCGCACCAGCATCGCATACGATTCTCTTATCGCTGTCACGGAGCAGGCTGGTCGTTCTCCGCCTATCGTTGGCAATCCAAAGCTTGAAAGCCTCATCGCAAGACGCGTTAAAGGCCTTACCAAACTGGACGATGCGCATTTTTTCTCGGTCGCGATCCGCCGAGGCGATCTTATCGGCCTTATCCGTCGCGCCGTTAAAAGGCCTGCCTTCATTATTCTAGTGGCACGCCAGATTGGCATGGCCGTCAAAAGACGGCTCGTGCGGCGTTAA
- a CDS encoding 2OG-Fe(II) oxygenase, with amino-acid sequence MSAALQTMALPLVENEPSNKRFLTFERASDPKAYAALRKSYQEAKPFPHLILDGLFPEDLLRSVVSEYDSVTPENWTDFDTPLQLKKSTVFNPVLPEAASSYFDFVNSKAFIRFLCEITGMPLLIPDPYLFGGGLHEVPAGGRFDIHVDFQQHPLTGLRNRLAMLTYLNEDWASENGGALELWQTDPNECKSKILPLFGRTVLMSQSAVAAHGYPNPLGEGLRRRTLITYYYSAQEAEQGYSSTTTYLGYPGQSSVAQLQRFLRSALPQPVTQRMLSAYRAMRRNFSAFS; translated from the coding sequence ATGTCAGCTGCCTTGCAAACTATGGCTTTGCCACTTGTGGAAAATGAGCCTTCCAACAAGCGTTTCTTAACGTTCGAAAGAGCGAGTGATCCCAAGGCATATGCGGCCCTGCGAAAATCTTATCAAGAAGCGAAACCTTTTCCACATTTGATTTTAGATGGTCTTTTTCCAGAAGATTTACTGAGAAGTGTCGTTTCCGAATACGATAGTGTTACGCCAGAGAATTGGACGGATTTCGATACGCCGTTGCAGTTGAAAAAGAGTACCGTCTTTAATCCTGTTCTGCCCGAAGCCGCGTCTAGCTATTTCGATTTTGTAAACTCTAAGGCTTTCATAAGATTTTTATGTGAAATCACAGGGATGCCACTCTTAATTCCTGATCCGTATTTATTTGGAGGCGGCTTGCACGAAGTGCCCGCTGGCGGACGGTTCGACATTCATGTCGATTTTCAGCAGCATCCGTTGACCGGATTGCGCAATCGGCTGGCAATGCTGACTTATCTAAATGAAGATTGGGCAAGCGAGAACGGTGGCGCACTCGAACTCTGGCAGACCGATCCAAATGAATGTAAGTCAAAAATTCTGCCACTTTTTGGCCGAACGGTCTTGATGTCGCAATCTGCGGTGGCGGCTCACGGTTATCCTAATCCGCTTGGAGAAGGCTTACGTAGAAGAACGCTGATAACTTACTATTACTCAGCTCAAGAAGCCGAACAGGGTTATTCTAGCACGACGACATATCTAGGATATCCTGGACAAAGCTCTGTTGCGCAACTGCAGAGATTTCTTCGGAGCGCATTGCCTCAGCCCGTTACTCAGAGAATGTTGAGCGCTTACCGTGCTATGCGGCGTAACTTTAGTGCATTCTCATGA
- a CDS encoding phosphatase PAP2 family protein, producing MLVLLWSRWWRGAIFWCALVLSVLGIMAVLKLAFGACGWEASWLNINSPSGHTAAFTMLYGGLICLYARWCSSVWQAGIVALAIAILAACSRLHLHYHTLPETVTGGVVGVTGVCMFRSQIGTPPRLPRLVPALIFLAILVVQHGNRLPAERQIHSFAALWLRASICPLPSGTLPTNMEGRRF from the coding sequence ATGCTCGTTCTTTTGTGGTCTCGCTGGTGGCGCGGGGCCATTTTCTGGTGCGCGCTGGTTCTATCGGTTCTTGGGATCATGGCGGTTCTAAAGCTGGCTTTCGGGGCTTGCGGATGGGAAGCCTCGTGGTTGAACATCAATAGTCCAAGCGGGCATACGGCAGCGTTTACGATGCTTTATGGCGGGCTGATTTGTCTTTATGCGCGCTGGTGCAGTAGTGTTTGGCAGGCCGGTATCGTAGCGCTGGCGATCGCTATTCTAGCGGCGTGTTCTCGGCTGCATCTGCACTATCATACCTTGCCGGAAACGGTGACTGGAGGCGTGGTCGGGGTCACTGGCGTTTGTATGTTCCGATCCCAAATCGGCACACCGCCAAGATTGCCGCGTCTTGTTCCCGCTCTTATTTTCCTGGCGATCCTAGTGGTTCAGCATGGGAATAGGTTGCCGGCGGAACGTCAAATTCATTCATTCGCGGCGTTATGGCTCCGAGCATCGATCTGCCCGCTGCCATCTGGGACATTGCCCACCAATATGGAAGGACGGCGTTTTTAA